The nucleotide window TTGGTCCATTGATTGATTTTTTAGCAGCTTTAGAAAGTCCGTGATAAAGCTGTGGTTGTAAGAGTTTGGCACAACCTGAACATACTGACAGCTGAAGAAGCGTCCAGGTAGAAAGTTAGAGTAATACTTTAGCAAAGCTCCAGACCAGGTGCAAAACGTTAAGTGTCTTTCAGGTAGGTGCATATGTACAAGTAAGGGGTTATTCCAGTTAGGAATGTTCTCTGGATCAGGATGAACCATCTTTGATAACAGGTGTTATCGGTTGTTTGGCTCCTGGTCTCACGGtgaatgtcattccaaactgcTGTTTGTTTGATGGTCCATTACTGAAAGATAAAAAAGAGTCCAATTATTCACAAGAAAGTGCTTTTTCAAAGTTATAAAAGCAAGAAGTATTAGAACTTCAAGATTCCACTTCAGCCAGTAGTTTCTCAATATTACGAAAGTGTTTTTTTAGGCATTGGCTGGATTGAAACCTGTTAGGTACGTCTACACTGTAGGTTGTTGTGTTTAAGCTTCTAAACAAAAACTGGCTTAATCATAAATGTCATGGAAACAACCGTTGAGTATTATTGCGGTATCAGAGACAGTCTATTTATCTTCCTGATGATTCATCTCAGCTATGTGCATGTGCTATGAGGGAGGCGTTGATTGTGATGACTGAATGATTCTGTGCGTACtcaaaaaatgttacataatttTTCTGTACATTAATCTGATGTCACCAAATCTCCTATGGAATCTTGTTTCCGCCACAAAGTAAAAAAGACTTTAGTTGGAACTGCCAATTGTGCCTTTataccagggttgccaggttttcacaaaaaaaaacctgcccaattgctactcaaaactagcccaaaagtagacCAAATGCATTTTGAGGGGGGTCCCCATTAAAAATCGCATcctggggggtaaaatacaccaTTCCAGTGGTTAAATATTACGtcattggggtcgcttcaacccacggacaaCACTGCTTTATACCTCACAATGTGAGTATTTTCTTTTCCCCATGGACTCTTTTCCTCATCTAATGTAATTTTTCAGTCAAAATACACATTACAGAAGTAAAATAGATTGTGAATGCCATGCTGGTGTTCACTTTTAGTTTACCTGTTCTGGGTTTTAGCCGTAGTGGCCAAACTTTGAGCTTTTCTGGCCGCTTTGGTTTCCAGCTCCTTCATGTCCAGTCCACGAGTTTGTGACGGCAAGGTGGCACTCCGGTTTGTCATAGCCATAGCCGGTTTGTATGTGGCAGGGGGCGACGTGGCCTCGTCATCAGACAGTGGAGAGTTCCAGTCATCTCCGTTGGTCTCCGCCTCCTTGACAGCTGAGAACTTAGGGTCCATCTCTAGCATCTTCTTCTGCAGGATACTGAGAAGTGTCGCCTGGCTAGCGGAAACAGATGGAGCCACTTGTGCAGGGGGTTGAGTGGGTTTAGTCTGAACGGGTGGTTTGGATTGGAACTGTATATTTGGGGGAAGCACTGGAGCCTTGGGAGGAAAGCTGGGTGGTTTAGGTTTGGGGGAAATGGGGGCGCCATTGGTGACAGGAGGAGGTGTCGCAGGTACGGAGGGTTTGGCGGTTGGAGAAACAGGAGGAGGGTGGCCAATGGTGATTGGTGTGATAAAGGGTTTAGAAGGTGGAGGGGTAGGTTTTACAGGGTTAGCAGGAGCCGGGTGACTTGGTGGAGCACTGTTGGTAACTGGAGCAGGGGTAGCAGGCAAGAAGGTTTTAGCAGGAGGAGGGGAACTTTTCACAGGGGGAGCAGGAGCGGGGTGACTTGGTGGGGCACTGTTGATAATTGGAGCAGGGGTAGCAGGCAAGAAGGTTTTAGCAGGTGGAGGGGCATTTTTTACAGGGGGAGCAGGAGCGGGGTGACTTGGTGGAGCACTGTTGGTAATTGGAGCAGGTGTAGAAGGCAAGAAGGTTTTAGCAGGTGGAGGGGCACTTTTTACAGGGGGAGCAGGAGCGGGGTGACTTGGCGGAGGAACTGGAGGTTCCTCCTCAGAGTCCGAGTTGGCAAATTCAGGAGGTGGAGGAATGAACACCAAGTCTTCTCCAACAGGGACACCTGGACCACTAACAGAGTGGTTCACTGGGCTTCGTAGATGGCTTGAGCTTAGCTCCAGCTTTGAGTAGGACGCATCTGGAATGTCCACTTTGAGtggttgtgtgtttgtggttgATTTTAATTGTGCGCTTGGACTGTCCGGTGTTGGGTCTCGAGGAATGACAGTGAAGGAGTTTGGTTTTTCCACATTCGGTTGGATCACAGAATTGACTGGCTCTGTCGAGTTGCTGTTCTGTTGGGACAGAGCAGTTCTCTGCTTTTCTCTTTCCTTTGCAGCCATCAGCAAGGCGAAAGGTGAGGTTGAGGCCTCTTTCTTTACTGAGCCATCTGCAGCCCGTGTGTTGGGATGCCGGTTCAAGTTGGGGCTGTACCTGCGAGGCCTGCCAGGGGACTCCACTGGTGGCCAAACGTCAGGTATCCTTTTCTCTATTTTGGGTGAGAATCTGATTGGTGCTGGCACCTCAGTAGGGATGGTTTGTGGTGTTACAGGCTCAGGATTGATTTTGGGCTCTAACTTAACTGGTTCACTTGGTGCTTGTGCCATTTCTGGCTGGTCATCGAGTAGCTGAGTGGCGGAGCTGTTCCGACGAGCTGGTTTTGTTGGTGCCACCGCTGGTTGGAAAGATCCAGTATTTTTCCCACCGTTCCCATTGACAACACCAACCGTGTTTCCAGCCGAATCTTCCAGCAGCAAAATGGACTGGGCTTTTTTGTCCCCATCTGTCTGTGCAACAAGTAGTGCACCCTTCTGCACGTTGTAGAGTTTGGCGGTGTTCTGGGGGTTGAAGCTAGATGGTGTTGGGTTAGATGCAATGGGTTGCACAGGAGTTTGGGACTGGATGTCCAGATTGGGTATGGAGGACATTCGGACGGGTTTTGGAGGTGCTGTTTTCTGAGCTTTGGCAAGAACAGGTGATGCCTTCATAGGGGGTGGCGGTGGGGTGAACTTGGGGCATTCTGGAATATCTTGGACATCTAGGCTAGAGAGGGAACCTCTGAAACTAGAAGTTTCAGATGGAGGTTTAGGAGGAGGCATTGGAGGAGGTTTAAGCGAGGCAAGGTCCAAATCAGCGCTGTAATCAGAACCGGTAAGTGATGCCGGTTTTCGAGGTGCCATTGGAAGGGTATGCAGGCGTGCATGGTCAAAAGAAGAGTCCGTTTCGGCAAAGTACTGTGGTTGGGGTGGGACGAATGATGGAGGAGGTGGGGCTGCAGAGGATGGAGGTGGTGGAGGAGCAGAGCTAGGCGGAGGCGGTATTAGTATTTCCCCCTCGATTAGGTCAGGGACTGAAAGCATCCTTCCATTTGCAAGGTTGGTGGTACTTCCTACAACAAGACAAAGTGGAGATCAACCACAggttcatttaaacatttatgtttaagGCAAGTTGTTAGCTTTTCCTGATCATCATGTTTGTTGAGTTGTGATCTCACCTGTACCGTTCATCTTGGGCTCAATGAAGGGCGGAAGAACCGGTACCTTGGGAGTTGGAACTGCAAAGCCTTGCATATTCTCAGTCGACTGGGATTTAAAGAGAAGCATTTGTCAGCAACATCCTAATTAAAGGAGACTTTCAGAAGGTAAGGGAGTCTACAGCAATAACACACCTTTTATTGTAGGAGGCACTGAGTCAGAGTTTGAATTTCTAGGCACCAAACCAACCAGTTTCCTTCAACTATTCAGAGAGCTTATGACGTTTAAGGATATGGATCCTTTCTCTTAACTTTCTCTTTATTTCTGCTTGAACTGTTTAGAAACTGCAGGACCCATCCAGATTTCATACTTACACGTGGTATGAATAGGGTGAGATAATGTTCCAGATGTGTTTCTGTAAATTAGGTGAGGCAGATTCTTGGACACTCCTCACCAACACCCAATAATGTGAATGATTGTTATGAAACGTTATGGGAATGTTCAAGTTGCTAAACCAAATGTCATTTCTCTGCAAAATGAAGCCTAACCTCTGTCTGATGACAATCTAGAAATAGTTAGACAGTCTTTTCTTGTAGACAGCTTCAGTTGGATTACTATAAAATTGCTTCTCTTTTATTCTTGTTCTTTCAGTTCACTGACATGCAAAAGAGA belongs to Labeo rohita strain BAU-BD-2019 unplaced genomic scaffold, IGBB_LRoh.1.0 scaffold_96, whole genome shotgun sequence and includes:
- the LOC127162525 gene encoding uncharacterized protein LOC127162525, with the protein product MKKSSLNFLSRKNQSLFDTNVEYKDMGKVELVLDSAAIPESGTAKVRSRPTVKHFASTENMQGFAVPTPKVPVLPPFIEPKMNGTGSTTNLANGRMLSVPDLIEGEILIPPPPSSAPPPPPSSAAPPPPSFVPPQPQYFAETDSSFDHARLHTLPMAPRKPASLTGSDYSADLDLASLKPPPMPPPKPPSETSSFRGSLSSLDVQDIPECPKFTPPPPPMKASPVLAKAQKTAPPKPVRMSSIPNLDIQSQTPVQPIASNPTPSSFNPQNTAKLYNVQKGALLVAQTDGDKKAQSILLLEDSAGNTVGVVNGNGGKNTGSFQPAVAPTKPARRNSSATQLLDDQPEMAQAPSEPVKLEPKINPEPVTPQTIPTEVPAPIRFSPKIEKRIPDVWPPVESPGRPRRYSPNLNRHPNTRAADGSVKKEASTSPFALLMAAKEREKQRTALSQQNSNSTEPVNSVIQPNVEKPNSFTVIPRDPTPDSPSAQLKSTTNTQPLKVDIPDASYSKLELSSSHLRSPVNHSVSGPGVPVGEDLVFIPPPPEFANSDSEEEPPVPPPSHPAPAPPVKSAPPPAKTFLPSTPAPITNSAPPSHPAPAPPVKNAPPPAKTFLPATPAPIINSAPPSHPAPAPPVKSSPPPAKTFLPATPAPVTNSAPPSHPAPANPVKPTPPPSKPFITPITIGHPPPVSPTAKPSVPATPPPVTNGAPISPKPKPPSFPPKAPVLPPNIQFQSKPPVQTKPTQPPAQVAPSVSASQATLLSILQKKMLEMDPKFSAVKEAETNGDDWNSPLSDDEATSPPATYKPAMAMTNRSATLPSQTRGLDMKELETKAARKAQSLATTAKTQNSNGPSNKQQFGMTFTVRPGAKQPITPVIKDGSS